The window GCCTTTCCTTTCTAAGTAACAAATTAAcctctctcctctttctttctttctttctttctttctttctttctttcttgctcTCATCTAGAGTaccctttttttattataattatAAGAAGAGAAATTAAGCTGATGTGATTTGTCTGCCCCGGCCACAAATCCATTCATCGATCTATGGACTACCAGCTGCAGCTAGGCTAGATCCATCCATCAGCTGGGTAGCTGAGAGTTGAGTTGAAGAAGCACAAGAGGCTAGGTagctcatggcggcggcggctgcaggcatgggcggcggaggaggggtgcAGCAtcaggagacgacgacgacagtgGTGCAGGTAGCGGCGGAGGCGAGTCGGAAGAAGGTGGAGGTGAGATCtgcagggcggcgcgggcggcgggagatGCGGCGGATCGAGGACGCGACGAGCAGGCAGGTGACGTTCTCGAAGCGCCGGAGTGGGCTGCTGAAGAAGGCGTTCGAGCTGTCGGTGCTCTGCGACGCCGAGGTTGCTCTCATCGTCTTCTCCCCTCGCGGCCGCCTCTACCAGTTCGCTTCTGCCTCCTCCGAGTAAttaaccttttctttctttcacatCCATCTACTTACTTACTTACTTTATTTACTccacttaattaatttgttattaCTACTCCTAATTAATACTCCAGtactatacatgcatgcatgcgagcATGAAATATATTCGGAGTATTTTCGATTTTATTGATCCGTACATATGTTCATATAGCAAACACATACGTGTACTTCTTCGTGTACTGTGTAGACGATAATGGCCGCCCCCTCGCTGcctaaatatattttcttttcttgagctcTTCTATCTATATtgaaaaaggaggaaaacagTACATATGTACTTCTTATCGATTGTACTTATCTATACGTACATGTACGTAGATGTATTACGACTTCTTAATTTTAACTAGTACTAGTAGGAgtggacatatatatatctatgtatATGCAGACTAATGAACTAAAGGCTAAGTCATGGTCGAAATTACCATCACATATATAATAACTAATTAAAGAGATGAATTGAAGTTTATGTATATAATGGTCCCTTCTGTTAGCTTTCCATTTTGGTTTAAATCCACTCATTGATACTCCTTAGCTCCATTGATCCTAATATATAGATCAAACATATCACAAATATTTTTCTTagatatttcataatataaacacacacatatatatatatatatacatgcaattAACTAGCACACATCCCCTCCCCTGAATTTGTTTATCTTTAAATCCTCTACCCTCAAAGTCTCTCCAATCTCACTTAGTGCATGTACGacgatttttttaagaaaatgtacTGTGCGATTTTGTTCCAATTAATGTAGGAGTATTATACGTAGAACTATACGTACATCGGCGTGTCAACCGTATATATATGGCGTGCGGTTACTTGTTAGCAATGTCTGCAAACCCTCAACCATAATTAAAACGACACACAGTTTAACTTCCGTGTTATTAATTAGTTTTAACATCCCAACACAAATAATAGATGAACTCTGTTATTAGTTTAAAGGGAGTAAGTGAACTAGAAGTAGAAGTCCGATTgtctttgtaaaaaaaacaaattaaagtacttattccgttccaaaatataaagatTTTATAGTTGTTTAACAAATAATAATATTAGGTCAAAAGATTCTCTTTCATTCACTTAAGCTGTCAATTTTTAAACAGCTTATAGATAATCCCTTTAAAACCATATGACTGTCTGTGTAATCATTAAATGATGGAAGTTATAAAATCAGTGTGGAAATCCTTAAATTGCGATACAAAATTTGAACCTATAAATTgaacttcttatattttggaaccgAGAAAGTAACAAAAGAGACTTGTCTTTGCAGAtgatcccaaaataaatcaacttcttctagagtttaaatttgtcccaaaataaatcaatttctaCCTTCTTACCTACTACCTATCcgcaaaacgagaaattttATTACTTCAATACCCCTCACCTACCCATCATTCAATACAACATCCACATTAATTAAGGGCATTGTGGTCTTTTGTTTCCCTCCTTAAAAGCTTATTGGAAAGTTAGGGTTTGAGTTATttagggacagagagagtacataCATAAATAAGTATATGTAAAAAATCCATGAAATACAGTGAGCATGCTGGGAGTACATGCTGATTATGTTGTTCCCTTTTGCATTGACTAGCTACCTCATACTTCCTTCGCctcaaaataaacaaatctcGAAGTGGATATGTCACATTATTGTTTAGGTTGGTttatttttggaacggagggtgtACAATTAATATTCAGAAAATGTGTATGATATTAGTCCAGAATAGTACTATGTAGGATGACATGATTTGCATATCCTGCTAATaactatatataatttataattctCCTTTGATTATCTATATTCGAGAGCTTGACTAATAACTGATGGGAAAATTCCAGTTATCTTCACTTTAGAGGGTGATTTGATAATCTCACGCTACCTCTTTTATTAATTTCTGGCTTTTAACTTCTCTTGGACCATATATATACGGGACATGTCTTCAGTGGACGACTACttctattaattatatattcttGCATTAAGATACATATACTAATAATTATACTACAGTGTAATTTTATATATCAATCTTGATAATTTTAAATAGATCGATCTAAATcagtaaaaatatattcatagtTTTGCCTCGCGCGATCGATAGCTAGAGATCTGCATAAACTGATCAATTAAGCTTGAACGACATACTAATGGTTTAATCTTGACattatatagataaaataaacatataaaATATCTAGTGCATTTTATCATATCTTCATTAAGGTCACCTAGCTTATCTTATTGAGCCAAGTAAGCCGGCCTGGGCCCGCTGTGGCTCCACCACTGTATAACACCTAAAAAGATTTATCAACAAATTTAAATGCTATTTATTTATAACTAAATGTGTACTCGATAACGCATCAATTCTCTTTATTCTTGAATTCATTCAAAACTGAGCTGTTTACTCTTGaattatatataattaacatTTTTTTGCGATCGAACAATTTGAACTAATTAAGGATCTTGGTAATGTATCCATTTTTAAATACTCCAATCACTATACATTTTTGTACTTTGACCACTCGATCGTCTTTCCAATAACATATTTGCGAATGCTAAAAAATATGCCATATTATCGAAGGGTATAATATCCTAAATATAAGCATAAAACTTTCATTAATCATATAATAACTATATTCAGGAGTAATTAGTGGTCAAAGATGAAACAACGAAAGTCaatattattaattatatttgaaaCTAGAGGGAGTATTACTAATTTATATATGAAGATCAACATGAATAAATATACCGATATATATCCTGAGGTTGCACAAGTCATTaatttcatcattttttttcttaactgatttgtttgtgaataaaatacattttttattaaGCAATCCCTTCATTTGTTTCCATGCACTATTGAAAACAAATGTGCTATATATAACTGCTGGGTGCATTATTTGATCACAGAACATGTGAGATCATgcatattttggatttttgaacAAAGACATACGTGacgctttttatttttttgcaaatgATCAATGGGTTATATTTATGCTCTTATAGTTATATCTGTGTACTTATGCAGTTAATTTGCTTCCTATTTGAAACGTGATCTTCATCATTTTACATGATGGTATTGATTTCATCAGCTGTAATATGTTAGGAGATTATATATGCATGCGTCTCTGTTATTACACATTTCACCAAACTGACTGATAATTTTCAATCGCCAGCTTGCAGAGGACAATCGATCGCTACCTGAACCACACAAAAAACTCATCTGCACATGAAGAAGGAGAGGAATCATGCGTCCAGGTTCAAATTTTATTCGTCCTATTTAAGTACTAAAATATCACGCAtgcacatatactccctccgtttcgaaatgtttgacaccgttgactttttagcacatgtttgaccgttcgtcttattcaaaaacttttgtgaaatatgtaaaattatatgcctacatgaaaatatatttaataatgaatcaaatgataggaaaagaattaacaattacttaaattttttaaataaaacgaacggttaaacatgtgctaaaaagtcaacggcgtcaaacatttcgaaacggagagagtattaattAGGAGGGATACCATATGATGGGATCGAACTGTTTTTGACTGAAGATCATGCATGAAACATCATGCTTATTCTATATATGCATGATCGATTAGCACAAGATGCATGACTGAGTATGTTAATGCACGAAAtgtatatattacatatataatatatatagttttcacTTGGAATTACTTATTAATTGTGTTTGGGTATGCGCGTTATTTTCACAGAAGTGGAGATCGGAGGCTACAACCCTGGGAAAGAAGATAGAAGCAATTGAGGGCTACAAGAGGTgactaaatatatatagtacaaATGATTAATTATATTAGATATTTATCAATCTAACTATATATTGGGGTAGTTTGAGAATTAATGCACATACATAAACGCATACAGTAAGCTGTTGGGGGAAGGCCTGGGGTCGTGTTCAGTGCAGGAGCTACAAGAGCTTGAAGTGCAGCTGGAGAAGAGCTTATGTAGCATCAGGCAAAAGAaggtataaatatatatgttggATCTCATCTCGATCGATTGCTTATTTGCTTACATATAGTTTGCCTTTTTTGGCTCGTGTGTGTATCGATTCAagctatatataattataagGACATGATCTATCTCCGAGCCTATATttcatcaagaaaaaaaaatctctgaaATCTCTTATCCATTTTGTTTTGATGTGGGAACAATTATTGTGAGCAGCAAAAGATGCTGATGGATCAGATTTTGGAGCTCAGGGAGAAGGTACGTATATACATGCATTCCGGTCTGAATCTGTATATATATCCCTACTATCTACTAATTACATCGAATGATTAGATAATCTCCACCTAGCAGCTGACACAAACATATTTTACTacctgaatatatatatacacctgaTATATATCCTAATTAAGTACACTAGAATAGTAGAATTAATAGTGGAGAAGAAACATGAATTTCATCTAGAAACTGTAGTACTCATCCATACGCATTATATATAGACTGTAGTTTTTGGAACAGATCGATCAATACTGTATATGTCCATGTGTGTTTTATTAATGCGTGTTTAATTTGTTTGCAAACATATACACAAAACATGCACGCAGGAGATGAACCTCTTGAAGGAGAATATGGTACTCCGTGATCAGGTGtgcgtatatatatacatggctACATGCTTTGATGTGATTGAAAAACTCCAAATTGAATGCGaagatatatatgtacacacagATGGAGTCACGCACGCGatgaattatatatgtaattatatATGCAGTGTAAGGCTCTGTCATCGCCATGGTCGACGTCTGTGGGAGAGCTGAAGAATAAGCAGGCGGATGATGATGTTCATCGTCATGAGGATTattccggcggcggcgtacgcgACGACGATGATCGGCGCATGATGGAGGACGTGGAGACAGATCTGGTCATCGGACGCCCGGGATCGATATGATGAACGAGCAGCGCTGGCTAACTTCATCTATCCAATCAAGAAAACTCTGTATATGTAGTTCGGCTGGCAGCTAAGCTACAATACTGAATAACGTAacaattatagttttttttaaaaaatacagtaCAAACGCAGGAACTCAGAATACAACAATCACCCATCTCTATAAACTCATACATACACTTtgtatctctataagcatttTTGAAAGACTTGATATCTTGAGATTGAAGAATATATATGTATCAACATACATATGTATGGATGCAGTGAAATCGATCGATCGTTCGATATGCGTATCTGTATTGTGTTTTAAATCCTATCCTATTGATTCTTTGCATCCGTATGTGTGCAGATATATGATTAACTAAACTGAATCAGCTGGATGTTGGGCGCCTGGaaaagtagctagctagctatagctagctattAGTAAAGCTAAAATTAATCAAGATGAGAGGTGAGTGATCGATGTACGTTGTTTGCTTGTCGTGGATATGCATATCATTCatgtacgtatgtatgtatgtacgtatGTTGCCAAAAACTGGAGCATAAACACAAGATAGATCTAGGGTTTAGATATAAAGTAGTGAAAAACAAAGTGTAGTACATAGCATTTCTGTGAGAAAATTATGAAGGTGCAAAACACGCGATAGCGAGCGCAGAGGAATCCAATCCCGGGCCAAGAGTGGATTCGGCCCAACCCACCACGGCCCACGCGACACGTTGTGCGCACGTGCTCCGTTCAGATCAGGCGGACTAGGGGAGTACTCCTACGTGTTAATTAAggaagaggagaaaagagagagagagagagagaaggaaaaaaaaaatccccaaatcgaaTCGATCGGAATTTGCTTCTCCGTTGAGGCGAGGCGAGGGCGAAGGGGGAACGAAGTGGAAGGAGATTTGGATTGATTGGTtggacgccggcggcgcagaTCCCCAATTCGATCTCCTCCTCTTCGATCTTCATCCTACCCTGCCTGCCAGTGCCAGGTAATTCAATTCACCCTTCCGTCTTCCCCAATTCACCTCACCTGCTTCCATCTCCACCCCCAAATCACTTGATTACGGCTTAGGCTTCGGGAATTAATCACCCCCCGCTGCTAGTTACTTAGGGATCTGATGAATCTCATCTCCTACTCCCTCAACCTCAATGAATTGAATTCTTAGTTTGTTGTTGTTCCCTCCAATTGACTCATCTCTGTGCCTCTATTTCCCCGAATTCATTCTTCTCTGTGCCCGCCCGTCATCACCAATTccgttattattattatacctCTATTTCCTGATTTGCTTTAAATTATCACCACCTAGGAGCCAAGTCACCGCCGGGCTTGTTTACTTTCCATTGCAACAACGATAGTTTTACTTGTTACATGTCAACACAACAATAGGCTGTTCGCATAACCCTCATGTCTAGTATTTGCAAAATCATACGTACTTACCACCGCTTTGCATAACTCTGGAGTACTAGGGATATGATATCATGCGGTCTCTGTAAATTTTACTAAGCTGAttgatctttttcttttaatttcctCCTGATGCAGTATAAGATTCTTATGAGCTGGTCGGCTGTGGTTTTCCCTCAATTCTGGTGCTACTAAGATGGGTCAGGAGCTCACCACAAACAAGCCTCTCACAACCCTCTTACCAACGGATGAAATAGCAACCGCCTACCatttctccctcctcctctcaccTGTCGTCTCCTTTTGGGACTGCATCTTCCGCAAGATAAGATACTCATTCAGACCTGAGTGGGTGTAGCATCCTGCACTGCCTGTTTCTTTTTAGCGCTAGCCAGTGCTTTGCTTTCTGGCCTGGATCACTCCAAACAATGAACTTTGAAGCTTTTGCTTTCCCGTAATTACAATTACAGTCACTAGTGGAGTTTAGCTGAAAATAGTACATAGTTGTCATGGAAAAGGCCGCGGCCAATCAGGCGGGCAAAGTCTTGAAGAAAGGTAAGAAGAAACAAGCCAAGGATGAATTAGATCGCCAGAAGCAGGCTGAGAAGAAGAGACGGCGGCTGGAGAAAGCGCTTGCAAACTCCGCTGCCATTATATCTGAGCTGGAaaagaagaagcagaagaagagggAAGAACAGCAAAGGCTGGATGAGGAAGGTGCTGCGATAGCTGAAGCAGTTGCTCTTCATGTCCTCATTGGTGAGGACTCCGATGAACCCTGCCATTTGATGCTAAACAAGCACAGAAGATGCAACCATTGGGATCACTCAGCTGGTTTTGATTTCGCCGTGGATGCACAAGGCGCTGATATTTATCCTCCTGATGGACTGATACAGTGCGCTGATCATGTTTATGCTCCCAAAGGGAGGTGTATTGATTGGGGGATTGGCCAGCCATTGCCATCTTGGGGAGAGGTGAAGGACTTGCAGTTGCAGGCACCGTGCTACCAAGGAATGTTCCACCAGTCAGTTGCATGCCCAGGTTTCATAGCAGCTCAAGCGGTCTCCTCCTTGCAAATCGGAGGAGATTCGTCAGATATTACCTCTCCAAGCCAAGGAGCGACTGTCGTTAATAGGATGCTTGGTGCCACCAACAGGCTCAACCTTTACAGAGAGATATAAAAACATACACTTCACGATATTATTATTGTATATAGTCATCAAACTTGTGTTGACTACTTTGCCTGCAGTATATCTCATAACCAAAGAAGAATTGGATAGAACACCTTGTTTACTGTTTCTGTGAGTCTAAAAGGATATCTTATATCAGTCAAATTGGTATTGTAATGAACATATTGTTTTGATTCCCTGTTGATTTTCTTGGAATGTATCCTGTGTCGACTTGATGTTCTGTACAGTGCTCTTGTGCTTTCTTTTACAACTATTACTATATCTAACTTGAGATGTCATTCTTTTTGCTTTCTGTCTATATGGTTGTACGATCTTGATAAAAAGTTGATCAACTTTTGATTCAGATTGGCACTGTAGGTGCTGACCTGAAGGCCCAGAGAACAGTAGCAGCTGTAACCTTGCCTCGTGTTAGAAGCTACTGTTACATGTCAGTTTAACAGAGAAGGGCAGCTGCCTAGAATGTAATTAAAACTGGATAGTCAGGCCAGGAAATAAACTTCTTTTGGGTGAGCAAACAAAATGGCGAACCCAAGCAACGTCGCAACTAATGGTAATGTCACCAAGGTACGTGCAAAGAGCCAAAGGGCTACATAAGATGGAGTGATTTACCTAGCTTAAACTTGCGTCATTGTTAACTAGCAGGAGGAATTCATTGTTGTTTACTACAGTTGGTtgttttgtaataattggcttgCACAAATTTTGTTCAACCTTTTGATTTGCAGGGGAGTTGCTGCCTACTGACACTTTGGGTGATTGTAAGTTTGTAACCATAGCCCATAGTAGATGATGATATCTCCTGCCCTGGTGAGTTGTGAGGTACATTTTCCTCCCTTTAAAAAACTCAACACCTGCAGTTCTTGTCTGCCAAGCGTGTCATGCATGAGTAAATTGCTGACCTCCTAGCTGTACTATGGGGTTCAACTGCATTATTAATTTTCCTGTTGCAACAATATTGTTTGCTAGCTAGCTTTTCCTGGTTGAATAGCACACATGTACCCCAAGTCTGTTTAACTCCAGTGCCTCCGCTAGCACTTTAGTGAAGCTAAACAGTATTACCGTGTCTGCTAACACTGCTTAACGCTGGCATCAGCATAGGCCGTTGTTCCGTTCAGTATTGTCAAATAATGGAACCCGGTAATAACATGTATGTGTTGTCAATCCTTTTTGGCCTACAGACCTGAT of the Oryza sativa Japonica Group chromosome 2, ASM3414082v1 genome contains:
- the LOC107276190 gene encoding MADS-box protein SOC1 isoform X2, whose product is MAAAAAGMGGGGGVQHQETTTTVVQVAAEASRKKVEVRSAGRRGRREMRRIEDATSRQVTFSKRRSGLLKKAFELSVLCDAEVALIVFSPRGRLYQFASASSDLQRTIDRYLNHTKNSSAHEEGEESCVQKWRSEATTLGKKIEAIEGYKSKLLGEGLGSCSVQELQELEVQLEKSLCSIRQKKQKMLMDQILELREKCKALSSPWSTSVGELKNKQADDDVHRHEDYSGGGVRDDDDRRMMEDVETDLVIGRPGSI
- the LOC107276190 gene encoding MADS-box protein SOC1 isoform X1 gives rise to the protein MAAAAAGMGGGGGVQHQETTTTVVQVAAEASRKKVEVRSAGRRGRREMRRIEDATSRQVTFSKRRSGLLKKAFELSVLCDAEVALIVFSPRGRLYQFASASSDLQRTIDRYLNHTKNSSAHEEGEESCVQKWRSEATTLGKKIEAIEGYKSKLLGEGLGSCSVQELQELEVQLEKSLCSIRQKKQKMLMDQILELREKEMNLLKENMVLRDQCKALSSPWSTSVGELKNKQADDDVHRHEDYSGGGVRDDDDRRMMEDVETDLVIGRPGSI
- the LOC4328003 gene encoding uncharacterized protein, which encodes MEKAAANQAGKVLKKGKKKQAKDELDRQKQAEKKRRRLEKALANSAAIISELEKKKQKKREEQQRLDEEGAAIAEAVALHVLIGEDSDEPCHLMLNKHRRCNHWDHSAGFDFAVDAQGADIYPPDGLIQCADHVYAPKGRCIDWGIGQPLPSWGEVKDLQLQAPCYQGMFHQSVACPGFIAAQAVSSLQIGGDSSDITSPSQGATVVNRMLGATNRLNLYREI